CCAGGTCTTCGGCATCCCGGTCGAAAGTCTCCAGCACCCTGGCCGCGAGCAGCTGTTTCGATGCGGCGAGGCCCTGCGGGGAGGCTCTGCGCAACCCGTCGACGACGGGGCCGAGCGCGGCGTCCACATCGTCGGCGGCGAGTGTGAGCAGTCCGATGCGCGCCGCTTCCGCCGCGCCGAAGCGTTCGCCGGTGAGGTAGTAGCGCTCTGCCGCGCGCGCGTCCAGGCGCGGCAGCAGCGGCAGTGAGATCACGGCGGGCGCGACCCCGATGCGTACCTCGGTGAAGGCGAAGTCCGCGGCGCTCGTGCCGGCGGCGATGTCGCAGGCGCCGAGCAGACCGAGTCCGCCGGCCCGTACATGGCCGGTGACACGGGCCACCACGGGCTTCGGCAGCGTGACGATCTGCCGCAGCAGACCGACGAAGGTGTACGGGTTGGGCGGGGCTTTCAGATCGGCGCCCGCGCTGAATGTGGAACCGGTGTGGGTGAGGACGACGGCCCGTACGGTCTCGTCCTTGCCGCAGTCGGTCAGTGCCTGCGCCAGCTCGCCGACGAGCCGCGCCGACAGGGCGTTGCGGTTCGCCGGCGAGTCCAGCGTCAGGGTGGTGATGCCTCGCTCGTGGGCGGTGGCGACCAGCGTCACGTGTTTTCCCTCTCCCGGTCCCTCAGTTCACGCCTGAGGATCTTTCCCGAGGCGGCGCGCGGGACGCCGCCGATGAACTCGACGCGGCGGACCTTCTTGTACGGCGCCACGCGCTCGGCAACGTAGCCGAGGACATCGTCCTCGGTCAGGTCCTCCGCGGCACGCTGCCGTACGACGTACGCCTTCGGGATCTCGTTCCCGTCCGCGTCGTACACCCCTATCACCGCGGCGTCCGCTATGCCTTCGTGGGTGAGCAGCAGCGCCTCCAGCTCGGCGGGTGCGACCTGGAAGCCCTTGTACTTGATGAGTTCCTTGACCCGGTCGACGACGAAGAGCCAGCCGTCGGCGTCCACGCGTCCGACATCGCCGGTGTGGACCCAGCCGTCGGAGTCGATCATGTCCGCGGTGGCGTCGGGGCGGCCGAGGTAGCCCTTCATCACCTGCGGTCCGCGGATCGCGATCTCGCCCTCCTCGCCGACGCCGACGTCCTTGCCGGGGTCGTCGAGGGAGAGGATGCGCATCTCGGTGTTGGGCACGAGCTGTCCTACGGCCCCGGGCGGCGGGGCGGCGGCGGACAGCGGTACGGCATGTGTGCCGGGCGAGAGCTCGGTCATGCCGTACGCCTGCCGCACCGGCGGCAGTCCGAGCCGCGCCGAGCAGGCCTGGCCGAGGCGGGCGTCGAGCGGGGCTGCGGCGCTGACGATGTACTCGAGCGACGACAGGTCGTACTGCGCGACGGCCGGGTGCTTGGCGAGGGCGAGGACGATCGGCGGGGCGACGTACAGGCCGTTGATGCGGTGCTTCTCGATCGCCGCGAGGAAGGTGTCGAGCTCGAAGCGGGGCAGTACGACGACGGTGGCGCCGTGGCGGAGCGGGGCGTTCATCAGAGCGGTGAGGCCGTAGATGTGGAAGAAGGGCAGCACCGCGAGGATGCGGTCACCGGGGCCCATCGGGACCATCGGATAGAGCTGCGCGAGGTTGGTGGCGATGGAGCGGTGGGTGAGCATGACGCCCTTGGGGACGCCGGTGGTGCCCGAGGAGTACGGCAGGACCGCGATGTCCTCGGAGGGGTCGATGGTGACGTCCGGCTCGGGTGCGGTCGAGCCGAGCATGTCGAGGATGCTCACATGCCCGTCGGCGCGGTCGCAGACGAATATCTCCTCGATTCCGGCGACGAGTTCGGCGGCCCGGCGGGCGATCTCGAGGAGCGGTGAGATGGTGACTATCCAGCGGGCGGAGGAGTCGCGGAGCTGTTTGGCGAACTCCTCCGCCGTGGCGAGCGGATGGACGGTGGTGACGGTGGCACCGGCGCGCGTGGCCCCGTAGAAGACGGCGGGGTACGCGACGGTGTTGGGGCTGTGCAGGGCCAGGACGTCGCCCTTGCGCAGGCCCGCGCCGGCGAGTGAGGCGGCGATGCGGCGGTGGAAGGTGTCGAGCTGGGCGTACGTGAGGGTGGTGCCGTTCACGCCGTCGACCAGGGCGATCGTGTCGCCGTACTCGGCGGCGGCCCGGCCGAGTACGGCGTCGTGGATCGGCTCGGTGACGGCGGGAACGTCTGCGTACTCGCTGTGGAACACCATTGCGGCCCCCTCGGCTGTGTGGACGGCCAGAATCTCCCGTCTCAGTACGACTTGGGGAGACCCAGGGACTGGTGGGATACGTAGTTGAGGATCATTTCGCGGCTGACCGGGGCGATCCGGGCGACGCGGGCGGCGGTGATCAGGGAGGCGAGGCCGTACTCGCGGGTGAGGCCGTTCCCGCCGAGGGTGTGCACGGCCTGGTCGACGGCCTTGACGCAGGCCTCGCCGGCGGCGTACTTGGCCATGTTCGCCGCCTCGCCGGCGCCGATGTCGTCGCCGGCGTCGTAGAGGGCGGCGGCCTTCTGCATCATCAGGCGGGCGAGTTCGAGCTCGATGTGGGCCTGGGCGAGGGGGTGGGCGATGGCCTGGTGGCCGCCGATGGGCTGCTTCCAGACCTGCCGGGTCTTCGCGTAGTCGATGGCTTTGGTGAGCGCGTACCGGCCCATCCCGATGCCGAAGGCGGCGGTCATGATGCGCTCGGGGTTGAGGCCGGCGAAGAGCTGGAGAAGCCCGGCGTTCTCTCCCCCACAGCCTTCGGCGTGGGAGGTACCCCCACCCACCAGGGCGTCGTCGGGGAGGTGGACCTCGTCCAGTACGAGCTCGAACTGCTTCTCCTGGGCCTGGAGTTCCATGTCGATCTGCGAGCGCCGGAAGCCCTGGGCCTCGCGGGGGACAATGAAGAGACAGGGCTTGAGACTGCCCGTGCGCGCGTCCTCGGTACGGCCCACGATGAGGGTCGCGTCGGCGATGTCGACGCCGGAGATGAAGACCTTGCGCCCGTTCAGTATCCAGCCGTCGTCGGTCCTGCGGGCGGTGGTGGTGATCCGGTGGGAGTTCGACCCGGCGTCGGGCTCGGTGATGCCGAAGGCCATGGTGAGGCTGCCGTCGGAGAGACCGGGGAGCCAGGTGCGCTTCTGTTCGTCGGTGCCGAAGCGGGCGATGACGGTGCCGCAGATGGCGGGTGAGACGACCATCATGAGGAGCGGACAGCCTGCGGCGCCCAGCTCCTCCAGAACGATGGACAGTTCCTGCATCCCGCCGCCTCCGCCGCCGTACGCCTCGGGGAGGTTCACGCCGAGATAGCCGAGCTTGGCGGCCTCGGCCCACAGCTCTTCGCGTACGTATCCCCGGCCGTGCCGCTGCCCGAGTGCGGCGACGGCGGCACGCAGTGCGGTGTGCTCCTGGCTCTCTGTGTTCATGACGCGGTGTCCTCCTGGGTGGCTACGTCCATTGCTTCGTTGACGACGGCGAGCAGGGCACCGACCTCGACCTGACGGCCGGGTACGGCGTGGAGCGCGGTGAGAATGCCGGAGGCGGGCGAGACGATGCGGTGCTCCATCTTCATGGCCTCCAGCCAGACGAGCGGCTGCCCCTCGCTCACCCGGCTGCCTTCGGCGAGCCCGTCGCCGATCCGGACGACGGTGCCGGGCATGGGGGCGAGCAGCGACCCGGGCCGGGTCCTGTCCTGGGGGTCGGCGAACCGGGGTTGTACGGCGAGGGAGTGGGCGCCGGTGGGACTGTCGACGTGGACGTGTCCGTCGCCGTGATCGGTGACGTCGTAGTGCCGTACGACTCCGTCGATCTCGAGCCGTACGCGGCGGGCGTCGGCGGTGACGACGCGGACGCCGGGATCGTCGACGAGTTCGAACCCGCCGCGGGTGGGGCGGTAGCGGATCTCGTGGTCGCCGTAGACCTTGAGCTGGGCCTGCGAGGGAAGGTTCCGCCATGCGCCGAGCCGTGCGCCGACCGAGGCGCCGGGACGGCTCGCGGCATCCGCGAGGGCGGCGGCGACGGCCGCGTAGCGCTCTCCTTCGGCGGGCGCGGTGAGCGCGTCGAGGTTGCGCTCGTAGAACCCGGTGTCCAGCTGTGCGCCGGTGAACTCGGTGTGCTCCAGGGACCGTACGAGCAGCCCCCGGTTGGTCACGGGCCCGTGCAGGCGTGTCCGCCGCAGGGCGTGGGCGAGCTTCCGCACGGCCTCGTGGCGGGTGGGCGCCCAGGCGATGACCTTGGCGATCATGGGGTCGTAGTGCACGCCGATGGAGTCGCCGGCGGTGTATCCGGTGTCGACGCGCAGGCCGGTGTCGACCCGCGGGCCGGAAGCGGCTCCGGGGACCGACAGCTCGTGCAGCACCCCCGTCTGCGGTGTCCACCCGTTCGACGGGTCCTCCGCGTACAGCCGCGCCTCCACCGCGTGGCCGTGCGCCGGTGGCCCGGACTCCGGCAGCGCCGTGCCTTCCGCCACGCGCAGCTGGAGCGCCACCAGGTCTACGCCGAACACCGCCTCCGTGACCGGGTGTTCCACCTGGAGGCGGGTGTTCATCTCCAGGAAGTGGGACCGGCCCTGAGGCGAGACCAGGAACTCCACCGTTCCCGCCCCCCGGTAGCCCACCGCCTTCGCCGCGGCAACCGCCGATTCGTGCAGCGTCGCGACCAGCGCGGCCGGCAGGCCCGGCGCCGGGGACTCCTCGATGACCTTCTGGTGGCGGCGCTGGAGCGAGCAGTCGCGCGTGCCGAGCGCCCACACCGTGCCGTACGCGTCCGCCAGGACCTGCACTTCCACATGGCGGCCGCCTTCGATGTACGGCTCCAGGAACACCTCGCCGTCACCGAACGCGGACGCCGCCTCCGAAGAGGCCGCCTCCAGCTCCCCGGCCAGCGACGACAGTTCGCGGACGATACGCATACCGCGCCCGCCACCGCCCGCCGCGGCCTTCACCAGCAGCGGCAGATCCGCCTCCGTCACCGAGGCCGGGTCCAGCGGCGCGCCGCCCATCAGCTCCTTCGCCCGCGTCTTGGACGCCATCGCCTCGATGGCGGAAGGCGGCGGGCCGATCCACACCAGCCCCGCGTCCGCCACCGCCCGCGCGAACTCCGCGTTCTCGGACAGGAAGCCGTACCCCGGGTGCACCGCGTCCGCGCCCGCCGCCAGCGCCGCCTTCACGATCAGGTCGCCGCGCAGATACGTATCCGCGGGCGCCGCGCCGGGCAGCCGTACCGCCGCGTCCGCCTCCCGGACGTGCAGCGCCGACGCGTCCGCGTCGGAGTACACCGCGACCGTCGCGATGCCCAG
This portion of the Streptomyces sp. NBC_01750 genome encodes:
- a CDS encoding enoyl-CoA hydratase family protein, which codes for MTLVATAHERGITTLTLDSPANRNALSARLVGELAQALTDCGKDETVRAVVLTHTGSTFSAGADLKAPPNPYTFVGLLRQIVTLPKPVVARVTGHVRAGGLGLLGACDIAAGTSAADFAFTEVRIGVAPAVISLPLLPRLDARAAERYYLTGERFGAAEAARIGLLTLAADDVDAALGPVVDGLRRASPQGLAASKQLLAARVLETFDRDAEDLVQRSASLFASAEAREGMTAFLERRDPAWVL
- a CDS encoding 4-coumarate--CoA ligase family protein; translated protein: MVFHSEYADVPAVTEPIHDAVLGRAAAEYGDTIALVDGVNGTTLTYAQLDTFHRRIAASLAGAGLRKGDVLALHSPNTVAYPAVFYGATRAGATVTTVHPLATAEEFAKQLRDSSARWIVTISPLLEIARRAAELVAGIEEIFVCDRADGHVSILDMLGSTAPEPDVTIDPSEDIAVLPYSSGTTGVPKGVMLTHRSIATNLAQLYPMVPMGPGDRILAVLPFFHIYGLTALMNAPLRHGATVVVLPRFELDTFLAAIEKHRINGLYVAPPIVLALAKHPAVAQYDLSSLEYIVSAAAPLDARLGQACSARLGLPPVRQAYGMTELSPGTHAVPLSAAAPPPGAVGQLVPNTEMRILSLDDPGKDVGVGEEGEIAIRGPQVMKGYLGRPDATADMIDSDGWVHTGDVGRVDADGWLFVVDRVKELIKYKGFQVAPAELEALLLTHEGIADAAVIGVYDADGNEIPKAYVVRQRAAEDLTEDDVLGYVAERVAPYKKVRRVEFIGGVPRAASGKILRRELRDRERENT
- a CDS encoding acyl-CoA dehydrogenase family protein, which codes for MNTESQEHTALRAAVAALGQRHGRGYVREELWAEAAKLGYLGVNLPEAYGGGGGGMQELSIVLEELGAAGCPLLMMVVSPAICGTVIARFGTDEQKRTWLPGLSDGSLTMAFGITEPDAGSNSHRITTTARRTDDGWILNGRKVFISGVDIADATLIVGRTEDARTGSLKPCLFIVPREAQGFRRSQIDMELQAQEKQFELVLDEVHLPDDALVGGGTSHAEGCGGENAGLLQLFAGLNPERIMTAAFGIGMGRYALTKAIDYAKTRQVWKQPIGGHQAIAHPLAQAHIELELARLMMQKAAALYDAGDDIGAGEAANMAKYAAGEACVKAVDQAVHTLGGNGLTREYGLASLITAARVARIAPVSREMILNYVSHQSLGLPKSY
- a CDS encoding ATP-binding protein; this translates as MISSVLVANRGEIACRVFRTCRELGIATVAVYSDADASALHVREADAAVRLPGAAPADTYLRGDLIVKAALAAGADAVHPGYGFLSENAEFARAVADAGLVWIGPPPSAIEAMASKTRAKELMGGAPLDPASVTEADLPLLVKAAAGGGGRGMRIVRELSSLAGELEAASSEAASAFGDGEVFLEPYIEGGRHVEVQVLADAYGTVWALGTRDCSLQRRHQKVIEESPAPGLPAALVATLHESAVAAAKAVGYRGAGTVEFLVSPQGRSHFLEMNTRLQVEHPVTEAVFGVDLVALQLRVAEGTALPESGPPAHGHAVEARLYAEDPSNGWTPQTGVLHELSVPGAASGPRVDTGLRVDTGYTAGDSIGVHYDPMIAKVIAWAPTRHEAVRKLAHALRRTRLHGPVTNRGLLVRSLEHTEFTGAQLDTGFYERNLDALTAPAEGERYAAVAAALADAASRPGASVGARLGAWRNLPSQAQLKVYGDHEIRYRPTRGGFELVDDPGVRVVTADARRVRLEIDGVVRHYDVTDHGDGHVHVDSPTGAHSLAVQPRFADPQDRTRPGSLLAPMPGTVVRIGDGLAEGSRVSEGQPLVWLEAMKMEHRIVSPASGILTALHAVPGRQVEVGALLAVVNEAMDVATQEDTAS